The following coding sequences are from one Limnobacter sp. SAORIC-580 window:
- a CDS encoding MSMEG_0568 family radical SAM protein, protein MLSTDLQTYGLRLEDSSAGVQSRRGGAGPSDHKAVVVDGQTVMIPVHTHTAWDSPFMASKPDANGKSELRKNGIPIAVIDFPKQPKFYGLKTAEGIPYEQIATLHSSDVLATTVLQTCIRYQSRNKTCKFCSIGQSLAAGRTIERKTPQQLAEVAKAAVELDGVKQMVMTTGTPATPDRGAAIMVESVLAVKAAVDLPIQVQIEPPDRFEWFDELKRSGADTLGMHLEVISDAARQAMMPGKATVPVSYYMQAFDAAVKVFGRGQVSTYIIVGLGDSQVEIIDMCRELILRGVYPFVVPFVPIGGTPLESHPVPSSQFMREVLQPVGQMLREADLLSKDMKAGCGKCGACSTLKTFEV, encoded by the coding sequence ATGCTGAGTACTGATCTTCAAACCTATGGCTTGAGGCTAGAAGACTCGTCTGCGGGGGTTCAAAGCCGGCGTGGTGGTGCTGGCCCTTCCGATCACAAAGCGGTTGTGGTGGATGGGCAAACCGTGATGATTCCTGTTCATACGCATACGGCATGGGACTCTCCTTTCATGGCCAGCAAGCCCGATGCCAACGGGAAAAGCGAGCTTCGCAAAAACGGAATTCCAATTGCTGTGATTGATTTTCCAAAGCAACCGAAGTTCTATGGCCTGAAAACCGCAGAGGGCATTCCTTACGAGCAAATTGCCACACTGCACAGCAGCGATGTGTTGGCCACCACCGTGCTGCAAACCTGCATTCGCTACCAAAGCAGAAATAAAACATGCAAGTTTTGCTCGATTGGCCAGTCTTTGGCGGCAGGCCGAACCATTGAGCGAAAAACACCACAGCAACTGGCTGAAGTGGCGAAGGCTGCTGTCGAGTTGGACGGTGTGAAGCAAATGGTAATGACCACTGGCACACCAGCTACGCCTGACCGGGGCGCAGCAATCATGGTTGAAAGTGTATTGGCGGTGAAAGCTGCGGTGGATTTGCCGATTCAAGTACAAATTGAACCACCAGATCGCTTTGAATGGTTTGACGAATTGAAGCGAAGCGGTGCCGACACTTTGGGCATGCACCTGGAAGTGATTTCAGATGCAGCGCGGCAAGCAATGATGCCAGGCAAGGCCACAGTGCCGGTGAGTTACTACATGCAGGCATTTGATGCGGCGGTGAAGGTGTTTGGTCGCGGGCAGGTGAGCACTTACATTATTGTTGGGCTGGGCGATTCACAGGTTGAAATTATCGACATGTGTCGCGAACTGATATTGCGCGGGGTTTATCCCTTTGTGGTTCCGTTTGTGCCAATTGGTGGCACTCCTTTGGAAAGCCACCCGGTTCCGAGTTCCCAATTCATGCGGGAGGTGCTTCAACCCGTTGGCCAGATGTTGCGGGAAGCCGACCTGTTGTCCAAAGACATGAAAGCCGGCTGCGGAAAATGTGGTGCGTGTTCAACACTGAAAACTTTTGAAGTCTGA